Genomic DNA from Myxococcales bacterium:
GGTGGCGCCGTTGGCGGCGTTGGCCATCAGGTTGAGCAGGGGCCAGTCGGCGATCGCGTCGGAGCCGTCCTTCATGGCCTCGGTTTCGCGGTAGGGGCTGGCGACGCTGCCGCAGTCGAGGTGGTCGCGGCCGATGACGAGCGGCGCCTTGACGCGGCCGGTGCGCACCAATTCGTTGAATTTCAATCCGGCCAGCGCGCGGTCGCCGTAACCCAGCCAGCAGATGCGGCAGGGCAGGCCCTGGAAAGCGATTTTTTCCTTCGCCAGCGCCAACCAGTTGCGCAGCATCTCATCACGCGGAAACAGTTCCGTCAGGGCCTCGTCGGTGGCGGCGATGTCGGCCGGATCGCCGGAGAGGGCGCACCAGCGGAACGGGCCCTTGCCCTCGCAGAAGAGCGGACGGATGTAGGCCGGCACGAAACCCGGAAAGGCGTAGGCGTCGGCCACGCCTTCCTCGTGCGCGACCGTGCGGATGTTGTTGCCGTAGTCGAAGGTCACCGCGCCGCGGCCCATCAAGGCCAGCATGGCTCGGACGTGGCGGGCGCAGGTGGAGCGCGCGGCTTTTTCGTAGGCCGCAGGGTCCGCGCGGCGCAGGTTGAGCGCCTCGGCGAGGGTCAGGCCGGCCGGCACGTAGCCGTGCACCATGTCGTGCGCGCTGGTCTGGTCGGTCAAGAGGTCCACCGCGATGCCGCGGCGCAAGAGTTCGTCGAGCAGGTCAGCCGCGTTGATCTCGACGGCCACCGAAAGCGCCATGCCCTTTTCCTTGGCGGCCAGCGCCTGCCGCAGACCCGTCTCCAGGTCCGGCGCCCAGACGTCGAGGTACTTGGTTTCCAACCGGCGGCGGATGCGCTCGGGATCGACCTCGGCGAAGAGCGCCGCCGCCCCGGCCATCGTCGCGGCGAGCGGTTGCGCCCCGCCCATGCCCCCGAGACCGGCGCTGACCAGCAAGCGGCCCCGCAAATCGCCGTGGAAGTGCGTTTTCGCGGCGGCGACGAAGGTTTCGTAGGTACCCTGCACGATGCCCTGGGTGCCGATGTAGATCCACGAGCCGGCGGTCATCTGGCCGTACATGATCAGGCCCCGGCGCTCGAGTTCGTTGAAGACCTCCCACGTCGCCCACTTGCCGACCAGGTTGCTGTTGGCGATCAGCACGCGCGGCGCGTCGGCGTGGGTGCGCAGCACGCCGACCGGTTTGCCGCTTTGCACGAGCAGCGTTTCGTCGTTGTCGAGTTCCTGCAGCGCGCGGACGATCGCGTGATAGGCCGGCAGGTTGCGCGCCGCCTTGCCGCGGCCGCCGTACACGATCAGTTCCGCCGGATTCTCCGCCACGCGCGCGTCGAGGTTGTTCATCAGCATGCGCAGCGCGGCCTCCTGCTGCCAGCCACGGCAGTGCAATTCGGTTCCCGTCGGCGCGGGGATTCCCGGCCGAGGATCGATGATGCGCGGCATTTCCAGCCTCCGTGAAACAGTTCCCGATCCCGTCATTTTAGCCTTCGAAAGGAAGGGGTCAAACCATATTCCCTTGCAGGGTTTCCGAATTGCGAATTCCGATGAGGAATGAATTTGTTCCCCCGTGCGGGGGGAGCACTTTGAAAATCGAGGATGAGGTTGTCCAGGTCACGGTT
This window encodes:
- the hutU gene encoding urocanate hydratase: MTGSGTVSRRLEMPRIIDPRPGIPAPTGTELHCRGWQQEAALRMLMNNLDARVAENPAELIVYGGRGKAARNLPAYHAIVRALQELDNDETLLVQSGKPVGVLRTHADAPRVLIANSNLVGKWATWEVFNELERRGLIMYGQMTAGSWIYIGTQGIVQGTYETFVAAAKTHFHGDLRGRLLVSAGLGGMGGAQPLAATMAGAAALFAEVDPERIRRRLETKYLDVWAPDLETGLRQALAAKEKGMALSVAVEINAADLLDELLRRGIAVDLLTDQTSAHDMVHGYVPAGLTLAEALNLRRADPAAYEKAARSTCARHVRAMLALMGRGAVTFDYGNNIRTVAHEEGVADAYAFPGFVPAYIRPLFCEGKGPFRWCALSGDPADIAATDEALTELFPRDEMLRNWLALAKEKIAFQGLPCRICWLGYGDRALAGLKFNELVRTGRVKAPLVIGRDHLDCGSVASPYRETEAMKDGSDAIADWPLLNLMANAANGATWVSFHHGGGVGIGYSLHAGMVIVCDGSEAADRRLRRVLDGDPGIGVMRHVDAGYELAAQVARDKGIKIPR